In Schizosaccharomyces osmophilus chromosome 1, complete sequence, the genomic window TTTTatcaattccttcttcattccGACTTGTACTCAAATCGcattttacttttttgggTGGTGTCAAATTCTCCAAGAACGGTTCatgaatcctttttctaCGGGGGGTAGAGGGAACTTCTACAGCAAAAGATGTGTTTTGAGTTTCATTTGTGCAATCACCCAAGGCCTGCTTTGATTGAATTCGATTGCTTCGGCGACTTGGTGACAAACATCTTTCTGGGAGTTCGCTAAGACCGGTTTGTGAATTCATGTCTTTGAATAACTCTCCAACAATCCTGGGAATCCTATGGTGACgatctttgttttcaagaGGAGGTTTATTTATCCAGAAGGACGtgtatttttaatataaGAGAATACGACGCGTCGCGCTTTATcaattttcattgtttcGTGTTTCGTGTCGCGTCTTCATGTAAAATGAGCAACGCGAGACGCGACGTGACATGGTGACGTGGTGAGGGTAGCGCGCGTCAAACTAGTTTTCGAtggtttatttacatacGAACTACAATctatttataaaaacaaaatgaaaaagagtttatttctttttttaattcagCATGTTCTATAATGGCAAGTACTACTTAAGTCTGAAATTTTTAAACCGAAAccccaaaaccaaaagcaTATCGCTTAGTGAAGGCCATTAAACcatattaaagaaaaaccatcGTCCGTATAAACATGGATCATACGTATTGACCTTGAATCTCAAGATAAGTTCATCCATCCATCTTGAAATGAAGCACGAAACACATCGTTCGTAAAGCGGTGGGCAattaaatccaaaatcatCGACTGATTTTACATTCCTAAACCCTTtctgtttcctttttgatGAATACCAGACATGTATTGCTGCTCCAACTGACGCTCACGCTCGTGTTCGAAACCACCCTTCTTGTCTTTCGAAGCAGGGTCTTCTCCACCTCCATTAATTCCGAGCATTTTAAGAAACttggattttctttggttaCCCCCAGACAGTTGTGATCCCAACCAGTAGTCCCTATTTCCATCATCAGGCTTTTCCTTTCGGCCATCAGCTGCTGCTACATTCTTAGAATTCCTCTCTGTTTCAGCAGATTCTATTCGAATATGTCAACATAAGGATCCCTAATTAAACTTACCGGTCGATTTTTGCTCTGTTTTCTTGCTAGCGTTATCCTccagcttctttttcactcTAATAGTGTCAGCACTGAGAACTATGGAAATAATTTTCATACTTGAGCTTCTTTACTTTGTGCTTAAGCCTTTTATATTGTTTCAATTCATCCTTGCCTAATGATTTCGGTTAGTCAAAATTTCGTCTAAAACGGGAACATAc contains:
- the tam10 gene encoding nucleolar RNA binding protein, KNOP1-like protein, implicated in mRNA processing codes for the protein MASSKVSKKEKKVPIWGSSVSDFRKLKSEEKKTLSKDELKQYKRLKHKVKKLKVKKKLEDNASKKTEQKSTESAETERNSKNVAAADGRKEKPDDGNRDYWLGSQLSGGNQRKSKFLKMLGINGGGEDPASKDKKGGFEHERERQLEQQYMSGIHQKGNRKGLGM